One genomic region from Anabaena sp. PCC 7108 encodes:
- a CDS encoding TIGR02281 family clan AA aspartic protease, translating into MKAVERIGIASLSGMMFLTAPYVAKANDPGACFMVTSSGKTVSLGQLCGVSQPNIKVFRVPIKRRSGKTPIIDVNFNGNQVFEMIVDTGASGILITQGMATALNVQPSGKVNAMIADGSVVEFKTGNISTIAVSGAVINNVRVAIAPKARIGLLGHDFFEKYDVKILEKQVEFQQR; encoded by the coding sequence ATGAAAGCAGTTGAGAGGATAGGAATTGCATCTTTATCTGGGATGATGTTTTTAACAGCGCCCTATGTAGCAAAAGCTAATGACCCTGGTGCTTGTTTTATGGTGACATCATCAGGTAAAACTGTCAGTCTGGGGCAACTATGCGGCGTAAGTCAACCAAATATAAAAGTATTTCGAGTCCCAATTAAGCGTCGTAGCGGCAAGACTCCGATTATAGATGTTAATTTTAATGGTAATCAAGTTTTTGAGATGATTGTTGATACTGGTGCGAGTGGGATCTTGATTACTCAAGGAATGGCCACAGCTTTAAACGTCCAACCTTCAGGAAAGGTGAATGCCATGATCGCAGATGGTAGCGTAGTAGAATTTAAAACTGGTAATATCTCGACAATTGCCGTAAGTGGTGCTGTAATTAATAATGTCAGAGTGGCGATCGCTCCCAAAGCAAGAATTGGGCTACTTGGACATGATTTTTTTGAGAAATATGATGTCAAAATCTTAGAAAAACAAGTTGAATTTCAACAGCGCTAA
- a CDS encoding PHP domain-containing protein codes for MVVNFAQTTASTELLKQVFQSIDAQSCPIVYNFHMHTVYSDGRLQPIGLMEQAIAIGLKGMAITDHHTIDGYQAAHAWLEDWKWNHPDIKTPYLWSGVEINANLLDIEVHILAYGFEPENSSLQPYLQKKGTTGRDYEIANIITAIHEAGGIAVLAHPARYKRSLFDLIPAAVERGIDGVEAFYAYKNPNPWKPCALESEQVQNLAHKFGLFNTCGTDTHGLNLLQRL; via the coding sequence ATGGTTGTAAATTTTGCCCAGACTACTGCTTCCACAGAACTTTTAAAACAAGTATTCCAGAGTATAGATGCCCAAAGTTGTCCAATTGTATACAACTTTCATATGCATACTGTCTATTCAGATGGAAGGTTGCAGCCAATTGGCTTGATGGAACAAGCGATCGCTATTGGTTTAAAAGGAATGGCGATCACAGATCATCATACAATTGATGGCTATCAAGCCGCACACGCTTGGTTAGAAGATTGGAAGTGGAATCATCCAGATATAAAAACTCCCTACCTGTGGAGTGGTGTAGAAATTAATGCGAATCTGTTGGATATAGAAGTTCACATTTTGGCTTATGGTTTTGAGCCAGAAAACTCGAGTCTACAACCTTACTTACAAAAAAAAGGAACTACAGGCCGAGACTATGAAATAGCCAATATCATTACTGCTATTCATGAGGCTGGAGGAATAGCAGTACTGGCTCACCCAGCACGTTACAAGCGATCGCTCTTTGACTTGATTCCCGCTGCGGTAGAACGGGGTATTGATGGTGTTGAAGCTTTCTATGCTTACAAAAATCCTAACCCTTGGAAACCCTGTGCATTGGAATCGGAACAAGTGCAGAACTTAGCTCATAAGTTCGGTTTATTTAACACTTGTGGTACGGATACACATGGGTTGAATTTACTCCAACGATTGTAA
- the purM gene encoding phosphoribosylformylglycinamidine cyclo-ligase, producing the protein MDYRDAGVDVEEGRAFVDQIRNLVHSTFRPEVIGGLGGFGGCFQLPTGYKEPVLVSGTDGVGTKLKIAQILNRHHTVGIDLVGMCVNDVLTSGAEPLFFLDYVATGKLDKEQLTQVVAGIATGCKLAGSALLGGETAEMPGFYQVGEYDLAGFCVGIVEKSLMLDSSQVQVGDVAIGLASTGVHSNGLSLVRKIVGDGGLAWNDTPELLNGESIGETFLTPTRIYVKPVLAALKAGLEVHGMAHITGGGLPENLPRCLGKDQSIKINPNSWNIPPVFQWLAEAGSVGAEAMYNTFNMGIGFVLLVPPHQVEEIITHFQSQAIPAYAIGEVVTGIGKLEGL; encoded by the coding sequence ATGGATTATCGGGATGCAGGCGTTGATGTTGAAGAGGGTAGAGCCTTTGTAGACCAAATTCGCAATTTGGTTCACAGCACCTTTAGGCCGGAAGTTATAGGTGGACTGGGTGGTTTTGGTGGTTGCTTTCAACTACCCACAGGTTACAAAGAACCCGTTTTAGTTTCTGGAACAGATGGTGTAGGTACAAAGCTAAAAATAGCCCAAATTCTCAACCGCCATCACACTGTTGGGATTGATTTGGTGGGGATGTGTGTTAATGATGTGTTGACATCCGGCGCAGAACCACTATTTTTTCTAGATTATGTGGCTACAGGTAAGCTAGATAAAGAGCAGTTAACTCAAGTTGTAGCAGGAATAGCTACTGGTTGTAAGTTAGCTGGTTCTGCTTTACTGGGGGGAGAAACAGCAGAAATGCCTGGTTTTTACCAAGTTGGTGAATATGACTTGGCTGGTTTTTGTGTGGGAATTGTAGAAAAAAGCCTCATGTTGGATAGTTCCCAGGTACAAGTTGGGGATGTGGCTATAGGTTTAGCTAGTACTGGTGTTCACAGTAATGGTTTAAGTTTGGTGAGAAAGATTGTCGGTGATGGTGGTTTGGCGTGGAATGACACCCCAGAGTTATTAAATGGAGAATCTATCGGCGAAACTTTTCTTACACCTACCCGCATTTATGTTAAACCTGTTTTAGCGGCGTTGAAAGCAGGTTTGGAAGTTCACGGAATGGCACATATCACTGGTGGGGGTTTACCAGAGAATTTACCTCGATGTTTAGGAAAAGATCAGTCAATTAAAATTAACCCCAATAGTTGGAATATTCCGCCCGTGTTTCAGTGGTTGGCTGAAGCTGGCTCTGTTGGTGCTGAGGCTATGTACAATACCTTCAATATGGGAATTGGATTTGTATTGCTAGTTCCACCCCATCAAGTGGAAGAAATCATTACCCATTTTCAGTCCCAAGCTATTCCTGCTTATGCGATTGGTGAGGTGGTAACTGGTATAGGTAAATTAGAGGGTTTATGA
- a CDS encoding superoxide dismutase: MAFTQPALPFASDALESYGMKAETFEYHYGKHHKAYVDNLNKLVDGTELADKSLEEVIQIAFKDSAKAGIFNNAAQVWNHSFFWNCLKPAGGGAPTGALAAKIEKDFGSFDKFKEEFSAAAATQFGSGWAWLVDDGGTLKVMKTPNAENPLAHGKKALLTIDVWEHAYYIDFKNARPAFIKNFLDNLVNWDFVAANFAA; the protein is encoded by the coding sequence ATGGCATTTACACAACCAGCATTACCTTTTGCTTCTGATGCGCTAGAGTCCTATGGCATGAAAGCCGAAACCTTTGAGTATCATTATGGTAAGCATCATAAAGCTTATGTAGATAATTTAAATAAGCTTGTTGATGGTACAGAATTAGCTGATAAATCTTTGGAAGAAGTAATTCAAATTGCTTTTAAAGACTCTGCTAAAGCTGGAATCTTCAACAATGCTGCTCAAGTTTGGAATCACTCCTTCTTCTGGAATTGCTTGAAACCAGCAGGTGGGGGCGCACCTACAGGCGCACTAGCGGCTAAGATTGAAAAAGATTTTGGTAGCTTCGACAAATTCAAAGAAGAATTTTCTGCCGCTGCTGCAACTCAATTTGGTAGTGGTTGGGCTTGGTTGGTTGATGATGGTGGTACTCTCAAAGTCATGAAAACACCTAATGCAGAAAACCCCCTCGCACATGGTAAAAAAGCACTGCTTACCATTGACGTTTGGGAACACGCATACTACATTGACTTCAAAAATGCTCGTCCTGCATTCATCAAGAATTTCTTAGATAATTTGGTGAACTGGGATTTTGTCGCTGCAAATTTTGCTGCTTAG
- a CDS encoding bifunctional pantoate--beta-alanine ligase/(d)CMP kinase has translation MRVLTTVAALRCYLNQRRWQSHLRLPEEIGIDEQTSWYPTEVGLVPTMGSLHQGHLSLIKRARQENSTVIVSIFVNPLQFGPNEDYQRYPRTLEPDRQFCEQAGVDVIFTPTPEEIGVPRKNIAETQVTQVIPPSDMISSLCGNYRPGHFTGVATIVTKLFNLVQPDRAYFGQKDGQQLAIIKRLVTDLNLPVEIVTCPTVREVSGLALSSRNQYLTATEKEQAAVLFKGLRQAEAAFSNGVRHSSELIAWARQEIAKVSTINLEYIELVEPTTLMFLETVEDEGMLAIAARLGSTRLIDNTILRDGNNGLRQPIIAIDGPAGAGKSTVARQVAHQLGLVYLDTGAMYRAITWLVLEQGIAIDDDCAVAELATRCKIELTPSQSLQSPVKVQINDIDVTQKIRTIEVTSKVSAIAAQSAVRQALVQQQQSWGQRGGLVAEGRDIGTHVFPDAEIKIFLTASVGERARRRQQDFQTQNQPEVSLQQLERDIAERDLKDSTRKVSPLQKAADAIELQTDGLTASEVAAKIINHYNQRLSHW, from the coding sequence GTGCGTGTGCTGACAACAGTTGCAGCCTTACGCTGCTATTTAAATCAACGTCGCTGGCAAAGCCATCTGAGGCTACCAGAGGAAATTGGAATTGATGAACAAACTAGTTGGTATCCCACAGAAGTTGGTTTAGTACCAACGATGGGAAGTTTACATCAAGGTCATCTCAGCTTAATAAAACGGGCTAGACAGGAAAATTCGACGGTAATTGTCAGTATTTTTGTCAATCCTCTGCAATTTGGACCTAATGAGGACTATCAACGCTATCCCCGGACTTTAGAACCAGACCGACAATTTTGTGAACAAGCTGGCGTAGATGTGATTTTTACCCCGACTCCGGAAGAAATCGGTGTGCCTCGGAAGAATATAGCAGAAACTCAGGTGACACAAGTGATCCCTCCATCTGATATGATATCTAGCTTGTGTGGTAATTATCGCCCAGGTCATTTTACTGGTGTGGCAACGATTGTCACCAAGCTTTTTAACTTGGTACAACCTGATCGAGCTTACTTCGGACAAAAGGATGGTCAACAACTAGCAATTATTAAACGGTTAGTAACCGATTTAAATTTGCCAGTAGAGATTGTTACTTGTCCCACAGTGCGGGAAGTGTCCGGCTTGGCTTTAAGTTCTCGTAATCAATATTTGACTGCAACAGAAAAAGAGCAAGCAGCAGTGTTATTTAAAGGTTTACGGCAAGCTGAAGCGGCGTTTAGTAATGGCGTTCGTCACAGCAGTGAACTAATAGCATGGGCGCGGCAAGAAATCGCAAAAGTTAGCACTATCAACTTGGAATATATTGAATTAGTTGAACCGACTACGTTGATGTTTTTAGAAACAGTTGAGGATGAAGGAATGTTGGCGATCGCTGCTCGTCTTGGTTCTACACGGTTAATTGATAATACAATTTTGCGCGACGGCAATAACGGGCTACGCCAACCGATCATCGCCATTGATGGACCCGCTGGTGCTGGTAAATCTACAGTTGCTCGCCAAGTGGCACACCAATTGGGTTTAGTCTATTTAGATACGGGCGCTATGTACAGGGCAATCACTTGGCTAGTGCTAGAACAGGGGATTGCGATTGATGATGATTGTGCTGTTGCCGAATTAGCGACTCGGTGTAAAATTGAACTGACTCCTAGTCAAAGTTTGCAATCTCCCGTAAAAGTCCAGATTAATGATATAGATGTGACTCAAAAAATTCGCACAATTGAGGTGACATCAAAAGTATCCGCGATCGCCGCCCAAAGTGCAGTTCGTCAAGCATTAGTTCAACAACAACAAAGTTGGGGACAACGTGGTGGTTTAGTCGCTGAAGGCCGAGACATTGGCACTCATGTTTTCCCCGATGCGGAAATTAAAATCTTCTTAACTGCTTCTGTGGGTGAACGGGCGCGTCGTCGTCAGCAAGATTTTCAAACACAAAATCAACCCGAAGTTAGTTTACAACAGCTAGAACGGGACATCGCTGAACGGGACTTAAAAGATAGCACTCGTAAGGTTTCCCCCTTGCAAAAAGCGGCTGATGCCATTGAATTACAAACGGATGGTTTAACTGCTTCTGAAGTTGCGGCTAAAATTATCAACCACTATAATCAGCGGCTATCGCATTGGTAG
- a CDS encoding septal ring lytic transglycosylase RlpA family protein: MNQRHLWTIVPLFLAVLGVPSVGLTQTTKGTSPASQASLTGDVVKVGEYQSSAQKPTSNTVTEIHPHSIRGRQAATLYIKNIPVLTFLSSAPIASTETKVGAIGNSEGLKYSALVSTNSKKVASFGNVTDVSNQISSIDNDPVKRASVVASRINQLILENIDASQITVSWKTGDQYLVNNKAQNKGDFVQQPDRYSIKVNDQELVEINQGIQLADSTKNLAQDALQATNRLRRLIGNASPINEIANLPVTGASLQKLPQQIAIGGLKINFKGIASWYGYDWSGNKTASGERFNPEAFTAAHRSLPMGTKVRVTNTRNGRSVVVRINDRGPYIGGRIIDLSAGAARILGMMSSGIAPVHIEVLGR, translated from the coding sequence ATGAATCAAAGACATTTGTGGACTATTGTCCCCCTGTTTCTGGCTGTTTTGGGTGTACCCTCAGTCGGTCTTACTCAAACCACCAAGGGAACCTCACCAGCTTCCCAAGCATCACTGACAGGTGATGTAGTGAAAGTGGGAGAGTACCAATCCTCTGCCCAGAAACCTACTTCTAATACTGTGACAGAAATTCATCCTCACAGCATTAGAGGCCGTCAGGCGGCAACTCTTTACATCAAGAATATTCCCGTTCTCACCTTTTTGAGTTCTGCCCCAATTGCTAGTACGGAAACAAAAGTCGGCGCAATTGGAAATAGTGAGGGACTAAAATATTCTGCCCTTGTATCTACTAACTCCAAAAAGGTCGCTAGTTTTGGGAATGTGACCGATGTGAGCAACCAAATTAGCTCCATTGACAATGACCCGGTAAAAAGAGCTAGTGTAGTAGCTTCTAGAATCAACCAACTGATCCTAGAAAATATAGACGCGAGTCAAATTACCGTCAGTTGGAAAACAGGTGATCAATATCTAGTCAATAATAAAGCCCAAAATAAAGGCGACTTTGTTCAACAGCCAGATCGTTACTCTATTAAGGTAAATGATCAGGAATTGGTAGAGATTAATCAAGGCATCCAATTAGCAGACAGCACCAAGAATCTAGCTCAAGATGCTTTACAAGCTACCAATCGCCTACGCAGACTCATAGGCAATGCCTCTCCCATCAATGAGATTGCAAACTTACCAGTGACGGGAGCATCCCTACAAAAGCTACCACAACAGATTGCCATTGGTGGATTAAAAATCAACTTTAAGGGCATAGCTTCTTGGTACGGCTATGATTGGTCTGGTAATAAAACTGCTAGTGGGGAAAGATTTAATCCCGAAGCATTTACAGCAGCCCATCGCAGTTTACCCATGGGTACAAAAGTTCGTGTTACTAACACCCGCAATGGCCGCTCTGTGGTTGTGCGAATTAATGACCGGGGTCCATACATTGGTGGTCGAATTATTGATCTCTCTGCTGGAGCTGCTCGAATTTTAGGCATGATGAGCAGTGGAATTGCTCCAGTGCATATTGAGGTTTTAGGAAGATAA
- the glsA gene encoding glutaminase A, with protein sequence MSNPEDSEILPSPLPEVLKDLHSQYKSLQEGVVANYIPELAKVNPNLFSICIVTVDGQIYEVGDYQQLFTIQSISKVFVYGQALEDHGRDYILTRVGVEPTGEAFNAIILDEQSKRPYNPMVNAGAIATTSLIKGSGPTERLNRLLDMYRRYIGRDVFVDISVFTSERSTGHRNRATAHLMLNFGMIDQNIEEALDLYFQQCSVMVNCRDLAVMAATLANKGINPITKEKAVDNRYVKDILSVMYTCGMYNFAGEWAYNVGIPAKSGVCGGIIAVVPNQMGIGVFSPLLDFRGNSVRGVKVCEQLSQRLGLHLFDCSRHE encoded by the coding sequence ATGTCTAACCCAGAAGATTCAGAAATACTTCCATCACCATTGCCAGAAGTTCTCAAAGATTTGCATTCCCAGTATAAATCCCTGCAAGAAGGAGTGGTAGCAAACTACATTCCTGAATTAGCAAAAGTCAATCCCAACTTGTTTAGTATCTGCATTGTCACTGTAGATGGCCAAATTTATGAAGTTGGTGATTATCAACAACTTTTTACTATTCAGTCGATTTCTAAGGTGTTTGTCTATGGACAAGCACTTGAAGATCACGGACGGGATTATATTTTGACTAGGGTGGGAGTAGAACCGACAGGGGAGGCATTTAATGCAATTATTCTAGATGAGCAGTCAAAGCGACCTTATAATCCTATGGTGAACGCTGGGGCTATAGCTACAACCAGCTTAATCAAAGGTTCTGGTCCAACTGAGCGCCTAAACAGATTATTAGATATGTATCGGCGCTATATAGGAAGGGATGTATTTGTTGATATTTCTGTGTTTACCTCAGAACGCAGCACGGGACATCGCAACCGCGCTACAGCGCACCTGATGTTAAATTTTGGAATGATTGACCAAAATATTGAGGAAGCGTTGGATTTATATTTTCAACAATGTTCTGTAATGGTGAATTGTCGAGACTTAGCAGTGATGGCTGCCACTCTAGCTAATAAAGGTATTAATCCCATTACGAAAGAAAAAGCGGTAGATAACCGTTATGTTAAAGATATATTGAGCGTGATGTACACCTGCGGGATGTATAACTTTGCGGGTGAATGGGCTTACAATGTTGGGATTCCCGCAAAAAGCGGCGTTTGTGGGGGAATTATCGCCGTTGTTCCTAACCAAATGGGAATTGGTGTGTTTTCACCTCTGTTAGATTTTCGGGGTAACAGTGTGCGTGGAGTAAAGGTGTGTGAGCAACTGTCTCAACGGTTGGGTTTACATTTGTTTGATTGTTCGCGGCACGAATAA